In Peptostreptococcus equinus, the DNA window ATTTAGACATTTTCTTTTCAGGTTCTTGCAAACTCATTACTCTAGCAGTTTCTTTAGGATAGTATCCTTCTGGTACTACAAAAGTATCAGAAAACCTAGCATTGAATCTGTTTGCTAAATCTCTAGCTAATTCCATATGCTGTTTTTGATCATCTCCAACTGGTACTAAATCTGCTTGATATAAAAGAATATCAGCCGCCATTAATACTGGATATGTAAATAGACCAGCATTTAAATTAGCTTCACTCTTTCTAGATTTATCCTTGTACTGTGTCATTCTATTCAATTCGCCCATATATGTCATCGTACATAATACCCAATTCAATTCCGCATGTTCATGTACATGTGACTGTACAAATATTGTATTCTTATCTGGGTCAATACCGCATGCTAAGAACTGAGCTAATAGTTCAGTGGTCTGTCTCCTTAATACCTCTGGATCTTGAGGCACTGTAATAGCATGCATATTTACCATACTGTAATAACATTCGTAATCGTCCTGCAATTTAGTCCAGCTTTTTAGAGCTCCTAAATAATTACCTAATGTCATCTTACCAGATGGCTGAACACCACTAAATATTACCTTTTTTTCACGATCGCCCATTATATATATGTCTCCTTTAGATTTATTTTGACAAATTTATTTTTTTCTTTGCCATAAGTATGTTTTTATTATATCACTGGGATAAAATTTATACAATATTTGAAATCTTATAATCTTTCTAACATTCCTACTACCATATCTTTTGAAGTATCTGCAGCTATCTTTACAAACTCATCAAAAGTTTTAGCAGCACTTCCATCTGCTTTATCTGATATTGCTCTTATAACTACAAATGGAACTTTATTGCAATACGCTACATGTCCTATAGCTCCACCTTCCATTTCACAGCAGTATCCACCAAAATGATTCCTAAGTTCATCCTTTAAAAAAGGATCAGCTACAAATATATCGCCAGTAGCAATTCGTCCTTTGTATGCATGATATGGGGTGTCATTACTTTCAAATACTTCATACGCTATATCAACTAGTCTCTGATCTGCTTTAAATATTGAAGTTTCCATAAGTGGTAAAGTTCCCTTTGGATCACCCGCTGCAGAAGCATCTATATCATGTTGCATTGCATCTATAGATATAACCACATCATTGATATTTAATTTTTCATATAGTGCACCTGCTACCCCTGTGTTAATTAATGCATCAACTTTGAATTCGCTAATCAAAATTTGTGTACACATCGCTGCGTTAACTTTTGCAATACCACATTTAACTACAACAATATTTTTCCCTTTTAAATGACCTTCATAAAAGTCCAAACCTGCTATATGTTTAACTTCTTTATTTTCTATCATCGCTTTTATAGCTTCAACTTCTTCTTCCATTGCTCCAATAATTCCTATTTTTTCCATTAATGCCTCCCATTTTTATTCAGTATAATTAAGTAATTATATTTTTATACTACAGTAGTAAGTTTCATATTATTATATATGTAGACTGAGTATTTTTCAATAATTTTGTTCATTAAAAAATTCCTAATATTTTTTGCATAGATATACTTACAACTATAATAGATATCCAACAACACATTCCTAATAATAGTGGTTTTTGACCAGTTCTAATAAGTTTTACTATATTCGTATTAAGCCCTATAGCTCCCATTGCCATAATAATAAAGAATTTGCTAATTGCCTTCATTGTTACAATAAATCCAGCAATAAACGATGATAGAAATCCTTCAATTATACCCACTCCTATCATATAGTCAAAAATAGTAGTTATAATTGAACATAATATAAAATATAAAATAAATGATGGCAGCATACCTCTAGCACTGAATTTCTTTTCTGAATTTTTACTTTCTTTTCTCTTATAATATATAGATAAACAAAATGTAATAGGTATTATAGCAAGCGTTCTAGTTAATTTAACTATTGTAGCTGAATCCAGCACCATAGAACCTGTCCTGTGAATGGAATCCCAAGATGAAGCCGCTGCAGTAACTGAAGATGTATCATTTACAGCCGTTCCTGCAAACAAAGCAAATCCCTGATTGGTCATACCAATAATATCTCCCATAGATGGAAATATTATTGCCGCTATTACGTTAAAGAAAAATATTACTGATATTGCTTGAGCTATTTCGGCATTGTCAGCATCAATTACTGGCGCTGTAGCTGCAATTGCTGAACCACCACATATTGATGAACCTACTCCTATCAAAGTAGCTATCTTTGCTGGTATATTAAATGCCTTCGAAATCATATAAGACACAATTAAAGATGTTAAAATCGTTGACATTATAATTGGCAATGATATTTTCCCTACTTTAATAATCATTTGAAGGTTTAATCCAAATCCCAATAAAATAACCGCGTATTGCAGTATTTTTTTTGATGTAAAGTTAATTCCCTGATTTAAATTTTCTCTTTTTCCCTTAATAAGGTTAGCTAAAATCATACCAATTATAATCGAAAAAACTGGTCCTCCAATTATCGGAACCATCTTACCTAAAAAATATGCTGGAATTGCAATCAACACACAAAATACAATGCCTTTTACTTTTTCGCTAAAATTCCCCATAACACACCTCCTATGATTATAATAATATTTTAACACAATATATATTAATACTAAAGAGTATGTAGTTATCAAAAAAGGAAATCAAAAATTATTTTGATTTCCTTTTTGTATATTTAAAGTTTATTTTTGATAAATATTAAATTTAATAAAATATGTGTATCAATTTATCAATCTCATTTTTATAATTACATTGTACTTGATACTTGTTTTCTCTTTCTTCCTCTTAATCCAGCTGTAAACATAGTATAAGCAGTGTATAAAATAACCGCTACGATTACAAATTTAAGTTTTTCTACATCTGCTGATTTTACCAAGAATGCTGCTATAGCAACACCTATAATACCAAATATAGTTATCATAAGAGAAGCTATTCTGTTATAAGTACCTTCTTTAATAAATTTGATTGAACAAGTAGGCATTAATAAAGCACAAGATCCCATCATTATAGGGAATGCCGCCTTTACATCCATACCTAGTAAGAATATCATAGCCATACATGGAGCATAAAGACCAACACCTGCTGTCATAAGTGCACCAAGTATAAAGTTTACTACAATACCTATTATTAGCTTAACTCCAGTTAATGATGTAGCTGTTTTACCAGCCGCAAATAATCCAAAGTAAGGATGAGTTATAAGCATTATCATAGCTGCTGCAAACAAACAAATACCCATTACTAATTGTATTTTTGTTTCATCCATCTTTGATATTATACCAGCACCTATATAAGAACCTATAGCTGCTGCTACTACTAATGAAATTAATGTTATTGGATCTACTTTTACAGCAGTTGTAAATATAATAGCTTCAAACAACACTGGAAGAGCACAAGAAACATTTAATGTTCCTGGTATATCCTTATCTTCTATATCAACTTTTAAAAGTTTGAATAATGCCACTATAGGTCCAAATGATCCAATTCCTAAAGTATCGCAAAAATTAGTTAAAAATCCTATAAATCCTGTTTTACCTAAGTTTGAAGCTGATGTATTACCGATATTATTTTTATTTTTTAC includes these proteins:
- a CDS encoding 5'-methylthioadenosine/adenosylhomocysteine nucleosidase, with protein sequence MEKIGIIGAMEEEVEAIKAMIENKEVKHIAGLDFYEGHLKGKNIVVVKCGIAKVNAAMCTQILISEFKVDALINTGVAGALYEKLNINDVVISIDAMQHDIDASAAGDPKGTLPLMETSIFKADQRLVDIAYEVFESNDTPYHAYKGRIATGDIFVADPFLKDELRNHFGGYCCEMEGGAIGHVAYCNKVPFVVIRAISDKADGSAAKTFDEFVKIAADTSKDMVVGMLERL
- the trpS gene encoding tryptophan--tRNA ligase, encoding MGDREKKVIFSGVQPSGKMTLGNYLGALKSWTKLQDDYECYYSMVNMHAITVPQDPEVLRRQTTELLAQFLACGIDPDKNTIFVQSHVHEHAELNWVLCTMTYMGELNRMTQYKDKSRKSEANLNAGLFTYPVLMAADILLYQADLVPVGDDQKQHMELARDLANRFNARFSDTFVVPEGYYPKETARVMSLQEPEKKMSKSDSNEKAFILLAESAETTAKKIKSAVTDSVGIVKYSDEQPGIKNLINIYSAMTDKSVEEIVSMYEGKGYGAFKGEMAEAVVETLRPIREKYNYLLENPDYLESIYAKGAEKAQIRAAQTLEKVYNQIGFIPKKNK
- a CDS encoding sulfite exporter TauE/SafE family protein → MIVKILMAVFYLAAAGTAGIMGIDIVKNKNNIGNTSASNLGKTGFIGFLTNFCDTLGIGSFGPIVALFKLLKVDIEDKDIPGTLNVSCALPVLFEAIIFTTAVKVDPITLISLVVAAAIGSYIGAGIISKMDETKIQLVMGICLFAAAMIMLITHPYFGLFAAGKTATSLTGVKLIIGIVVNFILGALMTAGVGLYAPCMAMIFLLGMDVKAAFPIMMGSCALLMPTCSIKFIKEGTYNRIASLMITIFGIIGVAIAAFLVKSADVEKLKFVIVAVILYTAYTMFTAGLRGRKRKQVSSTM
- a CDS encoding YeiH family protein; this encodes MGNFSEKVKGIVFCVLIAIPAYFLGKMVPIIGGPVFSIIIGMILANLIKGKRENLNQGINFTSKKILQYAVILLGFGLNLQMIIKVGKISLPIIMSTILTSLIVSYMISKAFNIPAKIATLIGVGSSICGGSAIAATAPVIDADNAEIAQAISVIFFFNVIAAIIFPSMGDIIGMTNQGFALFAGTAVNDTSSVTAAASSWDSIHRTGSMVLDSATIVKLTRTLAIIPITFCLSIYYKRKESKNSEKKFSARGMLPSFILYFILCSIITTIFDYMIGVGIIEGFLSSFIAGFIVTMKAISKFFIIMAMGAIGLNTNIVKLIRTGQKPLLLGMCCWISIIVVSISMQKILGIF